From the genome of Fretibacterium sp. OH1220_COT-178, one region includes:
- a CDS encoding AzlC family ABC transporter permease, producing the protein MSPFRFVLKHIAPLTVGYLFIGIAFGVLAVEAGHSVLWTFLAGLLIYAGSMQIVMISLMLSGVPLYAIAFMTFFVNARHIFYGLGFVERFRGRGWMSPYLALTVTDETYSVLCSIEYPPEMDSRKADLCIAATCHLLWAFSCLAGALFGRTMPFDMRGIEFSATAFFTTICVDQWRRFGSHIPAVAGFLAALAFYGLLGPDRFLLPALSASLIVLLVLRDRVALGMGGGAS; encoded by the coding sequence GTGAGTCCGTTCCGCTTTGTCCTGAAGCACATAGCGCCTCTGACCGTGGGGTATCTGTTCATCGGCATCGCCTTCGGGGTCTTGGCCGTCGAGGCCGGCCACTCGGTCCTCTGGACGTTCCTGGCCGGTCTCCTGATCTATGCCGGTTCGATGCAGATCGTCATGATCTCGCTCATGCTCTCCGGGGTCCCCCTCTACGCCATCGCATTCATGACGTTCTTCGTCAACGCGCGTCACATCTTCTACGGCCTGGGGTTCGTCGAACGGTTCCGCGGCCGGGGCTGGATGTCCCCCTATCTGGCCCTCACGGTGACCGACGAGACCTATTCCGTGCTCTGTTCCATCGAGTACCCGCCGGAAATGGATTCGCGGAAGGCCGACCTCTGCATCGCCGCGACGTGCCATCTGCTCTGGGCCTTCAGCTGCCTTGCGGGGGCCCTGTTCGGCCGGACGATGCCCTTCGACATGCGGGGCATAGAGTTCTCCGCCACGGCGTTCTTCACGACGATCTGCGTCGATCAGTGGCGCCGGTTCGGATCTCACATTCCCGCCGTCGCGGGGTTCCTCGCCGCGCTCGCCTTCTACGGCCTCCTGGGGCCGGACCGCTTCCTTCTGCCTGCTCTGTCCGCAAGCCTGATCGTGCTGCTCGTCCTCAGGGACCGGGTCGCCCTGGGAATGGGGGGTG
- the radA gene encoding DNA repair protein RadA, whose amino-acid sequence MARDEPIRYVCADCGHMTTTRTGRCPSCGAWGTLESEASSAPSKRSVAARVVSAVDVRPPRRLSTGIGELDRVLGGGLVPGGVVLIGGQPGIGKSTLLLQAAGRVAGTGASVLYISGEESEAQVALRAARLGVASDRLLLCCGTDLEGALQNLWDVSFVVLDSVQAMRAEGEAGWPGTPNQVRAVAQRVVDAARAGDVPAVLVGHITKDGRLAGPMLLEHMVDAVLTFSGEGYSSYRMLRAVKNRYGSTDELGVFEMREDGLIPVEDKSGLYWNRSDAAVSGVAMTIALEGTTPLAAEIQTLAGPTVFPYPRRTARGIELNRFQLLTAVIEKRCGLPCSGHDLYMNVAGGLSIQDPSADLAACAALASALRDVPLPGGSCWLGEVGLAGEVRPVTRLGVRLREAARLGFSRAVVSSRERNERVEGLEIVAVSHLNQALAAGLSRKEA is encoded by the coding sequence GTGGCCAGGGACGAGCCGATCCGTTACGTGTGCGCCGACTGCGGGCACATGACGACCACGCGCACGGGACGCTGTCCGTCCTGTGGGGCCTGGGGGACGCTGGAGTCCGAGGCGTCCTCGGCTCCCTCCAAACGGTCCGTCGCCGCCCGGGTGGTGAGCGCCGTCGACGTCCGGCCGCCGCGCCGCCTTTCGACGGGCATCGGGGAGCTGGATCGCGTCCTGGGCGGAGGGCTGGTCCCCGGCGGGGTCGTCCTGATCGGAGGCCAGCCGGGCATCGGCAAGTCCACCCTGCTGCTGCAGGCCGCGGGGCGCGTCGCGGGGACGGGGGCCTCCGTGCTCTACATCTCCGGCGAGGAGTCCGAGGCTCAGGTGGCCTTGCGCGCCGCCCGTCTGGGAGTGGCCTCGGACCGTCTGCTGCTCTGCTGCGGGACCGATCTGGAGGGGGCGCTTCAGAACCTGTGGGACGTCTCCTTCGTCGTTCTCGACAGCGTCCAGGCCATGAGGGCCGAGGGGGAGGCGGGCTGGCCCGGGACGCCCAATCAGGTTCGGGCCGTCGCGCAGAGGGTCGTCGACGCGGCCCGTGCGGGCGACGTCCCGGCGGTGCTCGTGGGGCACATCACCAAGGACGGCCGCCTGGCGGGGCCCATGCTGCTGGAGCATATGGTGGACGCCGTCCTGACCTTCTCCGGGGAGGGGTACTCGTCCTATCGCATGCTGCGCGCGGTCAAGAACCGCTACGGCAGTACGGACGAGCTGGGGGTCTTCGAGATGCGCGAGGACGGGCTGATCCCCGTGGAGGACAAGAGCGGGCTCTACTGGAACCGGTCGGACGCCGCGGTCTCGGGGGTCGCCATGACGATCGCCCTGGAGGGGACCACGCCCCTGGCCGCGGAGATCCAGACCCTGGCGGGGCCCACGGTCTTTCCCTACCCCAGGCGTACCGCACGGGGCATCGAGCTGAACCGCTTTCAGCTGCTGACGGCCGTCATCGAAAAACGCTGCGGGCTGCCCTGCAGCGGGCACGATCTGTACATGAACGTGGCGGGCGGGCTGTCGATTCAGGACCCGTCGGCCGACCTGGCGGCCTGTGCCGCCCTGGCGTCGGCCCTGAGGGACGTCCCGCTTCCGGGCGGCTCCTGCTGGCTGGGCGAGGTGGGACTGGCGGGGGAGGTGCGCCCCGTCACGCGCCTCGGCGTGCGGCTGAGGGAGGCCGCCCGGCTGGGCTTCTCCCGCGCCGTCGTCAGCTCTCGGGAGCGGAACGAGCGCGTGGAGGGCCTGGAGATCGTCGCGGTCTCGCACCTGAATCAGGCCCTGGCCGCGGGCTTGTCGAGAAAAGAGGCGTAA
- a CDS encoding NAD(P)H-dependent glycerol-3-phosphate dehydrogenase, whose protein sequence is MSLAVLGAGSFGTAVADHAARVGREVVLWCRGGDQARHINERHRNPRYLKDYPLQESLRATAVLEEALEGADRVVLALPTQSLRSVLERLAPLSPEGRSFLSLAKGIEISTGLMPHRIFEEVLPGSSYSALSGPSHAEEVVRDLPTAVIVASKDPATAVEWQKLLNAPRFRVYTSGDVVGVELGGAVKNIIAIAVGIAHSLSVGDNARAALATRGLAEIMRLGSAMGASPLTLAGLAGVGDLMATCYSAHSRNFRFGAAIGRGASADSAVSEIGQVVEGAHTVKALVAYARTKGIELPISEGVHAILYEGAVLQDVIERLLFREPKPE, encoded by the coding sequence ATGAGTCTTGCCGTTCTGGGAGCGGGGAGCTTCGGCACCGCGGTGGCGGACCATGCCGCCCGGGTGGGGCGCGAGGTCGTCCTCTGGTGCCGGGGGGGCGACCAGGCCCGCCACATCAACGAGCGTCATCGCAACCCGCGCTATCTGAAGGACTACCCTCTGCAGGAATCCCTGAGGGCCACGGCGGTCCTGGAGGAGGCCCTGGAGGGGGCGGACCGCGTGGTCCTGGCCCTTCCGACCCAAAGCCTGAGGAGCGTTCTGGAGCGCCTCGCCCCCCTGTCCCCGGAGGGGCGGAGCTTTCTGAGCCTGGCCAAGGGGATCGAGATATCGACCGGGCTCATGCCCCACAGGATCTTCGAGGAGGTCCTGCCCGGCTCCTCCTACAGCGCGCTTTCCGGGCCCAGCCATGCCGAGGAGGTCGTCCGGGACCTCCCTACGGCGGTCATCGTGGCCTCGAAGGACCCCGCCACCGCCGTCGAGTGGCAGAAGCTGCTGAACGCCCCCCGCTTTCGGGTCTACACGAGCGGGGACGTCGTCGGGGTGGAGCTGGGAGGGGCGGTGAAGAACATCATCGCGATCGCCGTAGGTATCGCCCACTCGCTCTCGGTCGGCGACAACGCCAGGGCCGCCCTGGCGACGCGCGGATTGGCCGAGATCATGAGGCTGGGCTCCGCCATGGGCGCCTCTCCCCTGACCCTGGCCGGGCTCGCGGGGGTAGGGGACCTGATGGCAACCTGCTACAGCGCGCACTCCCGCAACTTTCGCTTCGGTGCGGCGATCGGGCGCGGGGCGTCGGCCGATTCCGCGGTCTCGGAGATCGGCCAGGTGGTCGAGGGGGCCCACACGGTGAAGGCCCTCGTGGCCTATGCCCGAACGAAGGGCATCGAGCTGCCCATCTCCGAAGGGGTTCACGCGATCCTCTACGAGGGGGCGGTGCTTCAGGACGTCATCGAGCGGCTGCTCTTCAGGGAGCCCAAGCCGGAGTGA
- a CDS encoding amidohydrolase yields the protein MDKRAILTWIDANRAPFEALALEIWASPELAYQEHEAARLQMDFLRQRGFKVVQKGDMPTAFMAEWGEGGPVVGILGEYDALAGMSQTVSTRPEATAPKAPGHGCGHNLLGVGGLMAACAVKEVFASQGIQGTVRYYGCPAEEVLTGKGDMAKDGYFSGTDVALSWHPADCSSVTAATMTAMVSAKFRFQGISAHAGASPEAGRSALDAVELMNVGANYLREHMVAQDRLHYVITQGGLAPNIVPPEAEVWYFARAPHDGELVSLWRRLVKVAKGAALMTETEVQTEILGGCYNTLPNKVLNALLEQNLRSFAGPVAYSEEEMRFAREIQESLPSGQREAALSRMPEGIGTILNTAPLPCFDAGKFVMGSTDVGDVANIMPTSMVWVASWPLGVPHHSWQAVACSGGSLGLKGMVLAAKTLAGTVYDLAVDPSLVRRAREEFEAGRKGRVYRPIGALLSAAGSE from the coding sequence ATGGACAAGAGAGCGATTTTGACGTGGATCGACGCGAACCGGGCCCCCTTTGAGGCCCTGGCTCTGGAGATATGGGCTTCTCCCGAGCTCGCCTATCAGGAGCACGAGGCCGCCCGGCTCCAGATGGACTTTTTGCGGCAGCGCGGTTTCAAGGTGGTGCAGAAGGGCGACATGCCCACCGCCTTCATGGCCGAGTGGGGAGAGGGGGGCCCGGTCGTCGGCATCCTTGGCGAGTACGACGCCCTAGCCGGGATGTCCCAAACCGTGAGCACAAGGCCCGAGGCAACCGCCCCCAAGGCCCCCGGACACGGCTGCGGACACAACCTGCTGGGCGTCGGCGGCCTCATGGCCGCGTGCGCCGTAAAGGAGGTCTTCGCCTCCCAGGGGATCCAGGGCACCGTACGCTACTACGGCTGTCCCGCCGAGGAGGTCCTGACCGGCAAGGGGGACATGGCGAAGGACGGCTATTTCTCCGGCACGGACGTGGCCCTGAGCTGGCACCCGGCCGACTGCAGCTCCGTCACCGCCGCGACCATGACGGCCATGGTCTCCGCAAAATTCCGTTTTCAGGGAATCTCCGCCCACGCCGGCGCGTCCCCCGAGGCCGGTCGGAGCGCGCTCGACGCGGTGGAGCTGATGAACGTCGGCGCCAACTACTTGAGAGAGCACATGGTCGCCCAGGACCGCCTGCACTACGTCATCACCCAGGGCGGACTCGCCCCCAACATCGTGCCGCCCGAGGCCGAGGTCTGGTACTTCGCCAGGGCCCCGCACGACGGAGAACTGGTCTCGCTCTGGCGGCGTCTGGTCAAGGTGGCGAAGGGCGCGGCCCTCATGACCGAGACCGAGGTCCAGACCGAGATCCTGGGCGGCTGCTACAACACGCTCCCCAACAAGGTCCTCAACGCGCTGCTGGAACAAAATCTCCGTTCGTTTGCCGGTCCCGTCGCCTACAGCGAGGAGGAGATGCGCTTCGCCCGGGAAATTCAGGAGTCCCTGCCGTCCGGACAGCGCGAGGCGGCCCTGAGCCGGATGCCCGAGGGGATCGGGACGATCCTGAACACGGCACCTCTCCCCTGCTTCGACGCGGGAAAATTCGTGATGGGTTCGACCGACGTCGGCGACGTGGCGAACATCATGCCCACCTCCATGGTCTGGGTGGCATCGTGGCCCCTCGGCGTTCCGCACCACTCCTGGCAGGCCGTGGCCTGCTCGGGGGGCTCGCTGGGGCTCAAGGGCATGGTTCTGGCCGCAAAAACCCTTGCCGGGACCGTTTATGACCTGGCTGTCGACCCCAGCCTCGTTCGGCGGGCCCGAGAGGAGTTCGAGGCCGGGCGGAAGGGCAGGGTCTACCGCCCGATCGGGGCCTTGCTGAGCGCGGCCGGCTCCGAATAG
- a CDS encoding putative heavy metal-binding protein yields the protein MIVTTTPSVEGRNIREYRGIVFGEVVAGVNFLKDIGAALRNVFGGRSKGYEEELTRARDESLAEMAQRAAAMGADAVVGVKMDYEVLGTGNDMLMVTCSGTAVKLD from the coding sequence ATGATCGTGACCACGACGCCCAGCGTGGAGGGGCGCAACATCAGGGAGTATCGGGGCATCGTGTTCGGCGAGGTGGTCGCCGGCGTCAACTTTTTGAAGGACATCGGAGCGGCCTTGCGGAACGTCTTTGGAGGGCGCTCCAAGGGGTACGAGGAGGAGCTGACCCGCGCTCGCGACGAGAGCCTGGCCGAGATGGCCCAGAGGGCGGCTGCGATGGGGGCCGACGCCGTCGTGGGCGTCAAGATGGATTACGAGGTGCTGGGAACGGGCAACGACATGCTGATGGTGACGTGCAGCGGGACGGCCGTGAAGCTGGACTGA
- a CDS encoding DJ-1/PfpI family protein has translation MNVDVLLFRNFETLDAFGPVEILGSVPGFSVRCVSPNGGMVVSVQGVRVWTEPLGTGSEPEVLLVPGGMGTRALVGDPAYLAGLKDVAERSAHVLTVCTGSALLAATGLLDGLRATSNKRAFDWVVSVNPSVRWVSCARWVVDGKFYTSSGVSAGMDMALGFLEDRLGRAEAEAAARRIEYVRNADRDEDPFAR, from the coding sequence ATGAACGTCGACGTTTTGCTGTTTCGGAATTTCGAGACCCTGGACGCCTTCGGCCCCGTGGAGATCCTCGGGAGCGTTCCGGGCTTCTCCGTGCGCTGCGTCTCCCCGAACGGCGGGATGGTCGTGAGCGTTCAGGGGGTTCGGGTATGGACGGAACCCCTGGGGACGGGATCCGAGCCCGAGGTCCTGCTGGTGCCGGGTGGGATGGGTACGCGCGCTCTGGTCGGCGACCCGGCGTACCTTGCGGGGCTGAAGGACGTTGCCGAACGCTCGGCCCATGTCCTCACGGTCTGCACCGGCTCGGCCCTTCTGGCCGCGACGGGGCTTCTGGACGGGCTCAGGGCTACCTCCAACAAGCGGGCCTTCGACTGGGTCGTCTCCGTCAATCCCTCGGTGCGGTGGGTATCCTGCGCCCGTTGGGTCGTGGACGGGAAGTTCTACACCTCCTCCGGGGTCTCCGCCGGGATGGACATGGCCCTGGGATTCCTGGAGGACCGCCTGGGCCGGGCGGAGGCGGAGGCGGCGGCACGGAGGATCGAGTACGTCCGCAACGCGGATCGGGACGAGGACCCGTTTGCCCGGTGA
- a CDS encoding NfeD family protein: MKNLSRRENAVFPVIVLAVLGLMLWGSAAPARAPSKVVLAPLSGSVGVQMEQFVGRVIRQADEEGAALVVFELDTPGGLVEATRGIVQAILGSRAPVVMWVPPGGRAASAGAFMMQAAHVAAMASGTNVGAAHPVVASGKDLPNDDMKKKVVNDLEAQMRALVQLRGRNQKAAQRMIQESLSLTAHEALAEKVVDLVADDLDSLLEAVSGRVVTVDANPVKIALRPGMPVERVEMTWQEKLIQFLSSPDIAYLLLVGGLLALFYEIITPGGFVLGTTGAVMLLLGSIGLRMLPFSWAGVALVGAGVIVMGLDLLVGGMGILSLLGVAVLVAGGLFLFRAPGGELLRVSVSLIAGITVALGACFTLFAFMVARSLRRKVSTGRRGLIGLEAVAVEPLTAEAEGMVRCRGELWRARAEDGSLSEGDVGIVSALDGIVLVVRRKKES; encoded by the coding sequence ATGAAAAACCTTTCGCGCAGGGAAAACGCGGTTTTCCCCGTCATCGTTCTGGCCGTCCTGGGCCTGATGCTTTGGGGCTCGGCGGCCCCGGCCCGCGCGCCTTCCAAGGTGGTCCTGGCCCCCCTGTCGGGCTCGGTCGGCGTGCAGATGGAGCAGTTCGTCGGGCGGGTGATCCGGCAGGCGGACGAGGAGGGAGCCGCCCTCGTCGTCTTCGAGCTCGATACGCCCGGCGGGCTGGTGGAGGCCACGCGCGGCATCGTCCAGGCGATTTTGGGCTCCAGGGCCCCCGTGGTGATGTGGGTTCCGCCCGGCGGTCGGGCGGCTTCGGCGGGCGCCTTCATGATGCAGGCGGCCCACGTCGCGGCCATGGCCTCGGGGACCAACGTCGGGGCGGCGCATCCCGTGGTCGCATCCGGAAAGGACCTGCCGAACGACGACATGAAGAAGAAGGTCGTCAACGACCTGGAGGCCCAGATGCGCGCCCTGGTCCAGCTGCGGGGCCGCAATCAGAAGGCCGCGCAGAGGATGATCCAGGAGAGCCTGTCCCTGACGGCCCACGAGGCCCTGGCGGAGAAGGTCGTCGATCTCGTCGCGGACGACCTGGACTCCCTTCTGGAGGCCGTATCCGGCCGGGTCGTGACCGTCGATGCGAACCCCGTCAAGATCGCGCTGCGGCCAGGAATGCCGGTCGAGCGCGTGGAGATGACCTGGCAGGAGAAGCTGATCCAGTTCCTCTCGAGCCCCGATATCGCCTACCTCCTTCTGGTGGGGGGGCTTCTGGCGCTGTTCTACGAGATCATCACCCCCGGCGGCTTCGTCCTGGGCACGACGGGGGCCGTCATGCTCCTGCTCGGGAGCATCGGCCTGAGGATGCTCCCGTTCAGCTGGGCGGGCGTGGCCCTGGTCGGGGCGGGCGTGATCGTCATGGGGCTCGACCTTCTGGTGGGCGGGATGGGGATCCTGAGCCTGCTCGGGGTCGCGGTGCTCGTCGCGGGGGGGCTTTTCCTGTTCCGTGCCCCGGGCGGGGAGCTGCTGCGCGTCTCCGTGTCCCTGATTGCGGGGATAACGGTTGCGCTTGGAGCCTGTTTCACGTTGTTCGCGTTCATGGTGGCCCGGAGCCTGAGGCGAAAGGTCTCCACGGGGCGTCGGGGGCTGATCGGCCTGGAGGCCGTGGCCGTCGAGCCCTTGACGGCCGAAGCCGAGGGAATGGTGCGGTGCCGCGGGGAGCTTTGGCGTGCCCGTGCGGAGGACGGGAGCCTTTCGGAAGGGGACGTCGGGATCGTCTCCGCCCTCGACGGCATCGTCCTTGTCGTTCGCCGGAAGAAGGAAAGCTAG